TTTCCCTCAGCAGCAAGAAGAATAATCTGCGCCCGCTGAACAAGACGGACTTCAGCAGTTCTGCTCTTTGCTATTTTCTCAAGGTTTTTTCTGTCCTCATCTTTCAAAATAATTTCATTTTTAGGGTATCTACCCTGCATCCCATCTCACCCAATATATGAATGAGGTGGAAGCCTTTTTAATTTTTCGGTAGCGAATTAGGAAAACTCCCTACTAGAATTTTATCCTTAATGGATATTTTAAACATCGGCATTAAATCAGATGCTCTCAAAATAGCCGTCAAAAATAACCTGAGTTATTATGATGCTTCCTATTTATACGCTTCAATTTCATTTAATGATACTCTCATTAGTGAAGATAAAAAACTGCTCGATGTTGCTGCCAAATGTGGTATAGAAGCCCGTCCAATTGAAGAGCAAGGTTTGATGTAAACATACTTAAATCGTTTTTCTCTATGGTATCATGCAGAAAGTGGTACTCACCATTGGAGGCTCAGACTCATCAGGTGGGGCAGGGATACAGGCGGATTTAAAGGCATTTTCGGTAGCGGGTGTGTATGGCACATCTGTAATAACGTGCATTACGTCGCAGAACACAATGGAAGTGAAAAGCATCTATCCTTTGCCCACCGAGGTGATAAAATCCCAGATTGATGTCATTCTGGATGATTTTGAGATAGGGGCAGCAAAAACGGGAATGCTTTATATGCCGGAAATTGCAAAGATTGTTGCGGAGAAAATGGAAGGCATAAGGCTTGTCGTTGATCCAGTCCTTATTTCAACAACCGGCAGCACTCTTTCCTCGCCCAATTTGGTGGAGGCAATCAAAAAATACCTCATCCCATCATGTTGCCTTATAACCCCCAATGTAGAAGAGGCCGAGAAGATATGCGGCATAAAAATAGAAGGCATTGAAGATGCAAGGAAAGCATGCGGCATTATTCATGGATTGGGTGCAGAAAATGTTGTAATAAAAGGAGGGCATATGAAAGGAGATGCATCGGACATTCT
This sequence is a window from Candidatus Thermoplasmatota archaeon. Protein-coding genes within it:
- a CDS encoding type II toxin-antitoxin system VapC family toxin is translated as MDILNIGIKSDALKIAVKNNLSYYDASYLYASISFNDTLISEDKKLLDVAAKCGIEARPIEEQGLM
- the thiD gene encoding bifunctional hydroxymethylpyrimidine kinase/phosphomethylpyrimidine kinase gives rise to the protein MQKVVLTIGGSDSSGGAGIQADLKAFSVAGVYGTSVITCITSQNTMEVKSIYPLPTEVIKSQIDVILDDFEIGAAKTGMLYMPEIAKIVAEKMEGIRLVVDPVLISTTGSTLSSPNLVEAIKKYLIPSCCLITPNVEEAEKICGIKIEGIEDARKACGIIHGLGAENVVIKGGHMKGDASDILFDGNEFYTFTLPRISKKAHGSGCIFSAFITAFLAEGQKLAEGVENAKKYAWSAICAGFSPGKGVDIVRQRANHIPVIDGKKTEVWLSLQDAVDELLSFLPVSLIPEVGINFVYAMADASSYGDICGIDGRIVRAKKPFQAGECRFGTSKHISSVLLACMRNNGAKR